A region of the Arsenicicoccus dermatophilus genome:
TACACCCTTCAATCGTGACGAATTTCTCCAGCGTCTTTCTCGGTCAGTCGCGCGTCGAGATCGGGCAAATGATCTTAGGGATTACCTGGCCGCCTATCCCGAGATTTTTAAGAATCTTGGCTTAAGAGAGAGGCCGATGCATCTACGGCCATGGGGGATCCTGGGCGACCTTGAGTCTCTTGACGATGTCGAATATGATGAGACTTTGGAGAAAATTGCTAATCGAATAGCCGAGCAGGGTTGGGAGCCGATAAACGTATCTCAGACTTCATTCAAGCCGCTGAGCGATGGTCGCTTGGGCCGTCTTGACAACGTCCTCATATTCTTGATCTTTCTGTCCGAATCAATGTCGGACTTTGCAAGCAAAGTGAAATATTTAGGGCCGCTTCGTGACGAGCCGCGAGTTATTTCTCCGTCTGGTAGTCTTTCTCCGGCAACTCCCGTGGGCGTACGGGGCGAGTACGCCGCAGACTATCTGTCATCAGTAAAAGATCGAACCATTTCGGTAGCTAATGCTCGCGGGATCATATCCGATATGACGATTGGTGGGGCTCTTGCTGAATGGATAAGGTATTTGGAGTTAGGAGATGAGGTACGAGTCCTTGATCAGGGTAAGTTAGGAAAGGGGTTTGTACTCAAAGTTGGCGACTCTGAGCGTGATTTGACGACAATTGGAGTGGGCGCCAGTCAAATTCTTCCCGTGTTATTGCTGGTTATTGCGGCCGAACCAGGATCCCTGGTCCTCATTGAGCAACCTGAGCTCCACCTGCATCCTGCTGTTCAGAGCAGGCTCGCAGATTTTTTACTTGTTGCTCGACCTGACCTTAGAATCGTTGTGGAAACACATAGTGAATACATGGTTACTCGAGTTCGTCTTAGGGTCGCACAGAAGAGGATTGCTACCGATCAGATAGCTTTGCTGTTCGTCGAGAAGAGGGCGGATAGTTCTGTGATAAAGCATCTCGATTTCAACAGTATAGGGAGCCTATCCGAGTGGCCAGAAGGATTTTTTGACAGCCAAGAGCAGGATGGCGCGTTGATTCTCGATGCAATCTCTAAGGCCATCAAGCGAGATGGAAAACGCTCATGAATATCTTGACCGATCCTGCGCTCTTAATACCCAAAGACTCAGACGATGGCCAAGAGGCGAATAACCAAATGGATTTCTGGGTCAGCCTCGCCGGGTGGGCTGTAGACAATCGACTCAGGGTTTCAGAAAACGTTTTCGACCTAGCCACGAACTTCTATAACGAACATGGGTACCCACACGCATGGTCGATTTTCCCACGCGAGGTTAAAAATGAATGTCAACGTGCGGTTTCCTCTTTGCTGCAGAGGGTGATACCTCCCTGTAGTACTCAGGAAATTGTCCACCTGGACCCTCCCTACGATGACCAGCGTGAATTCGGCGAGGCGCTAGAGCTGGATATAGGCGCGGTGGGGAAAGAAACCGTCTTAGCGATAGCCTGCGCAGAGAGAACTTGGACGACCCTCCCCTCTGTGGCCGTGCAGTGCACAGACCTGGGTAGTCCTACGGTGACGATCGAACTCCTGCGTGCGCCCAATGAATCGTTACCTTCCGAAGAGGGTGAGCATCTTAAGTCTGAGACAAAAGGAAAGACTCTCCTCATTTTTGGGGCAAAAATAGACTCATCGAAGCTTGACAAGATTAAGCGAATCTGCGACTTCAAAGACATTCGATGGTTCGAGTCCGAACCGGAGAAGCATATTAGGGATATCGACAAAAAGATCTCTGGGCGTAGAGGTTCGAACACTATTGTAGTTCTAGTGACTGGATTCATTAGTCACGCAGAGTCTGAGGAAGTGGAGAGAGCCTGCAGATCTAACGAGATCCCACTTCGTCAAACTAGGTATCCCGGGAAGATTCTTCACGTGGTTCGGGAGTCAATTCAAGCACCATTTGACTGCGGCCAGACTTAAAAGTATATAGACGCTTAATGGCTGCGGTGGATCTTGAGGTGGTGCCTGCAAGAAATTTGAACTTCCCTATGTGGGCCGATTTATTCGACGCTCGATTGCGAGCCTTTTAGTGATCTTTCTATGGGCTGCAGTGGAGGTGCGCTTCCTGATCGCGGACCCAGACGGTATGCGCTGATTCCAGCCTCGGGCTCATGTCACTGCATACCGTCTAGCCGGGTTAGTTGGCGTCGGGGGTTTGCGTGCATGAATGCACGTGCGGGCTCAAGGGCGTTCATGCTGTGGTGATGAGTGAAGTCTCCGATCGCCCGCCAACCAAGACTGGTATAGGTGGCGATAGCAGCCTCGTCTTTGAGCATGACATCTAATACGGCGGTGCGGTCATGAGCGGAGGCGGCTGCGGTTGCGGTGTGGCATAGGCGGCGACCTAGCTGGTGACCCCGGGCGTCTGGGGAGACGAAGAGGCGACCTAAGACCGCAGTCCGTTCGACGGGCTCACCAGCCAGTTCGGCCCATATGCGGGGTGCATGGTCGTGGGGGCCTGGTTCGGTGAGGGCGACGTGGCCGACCACCTTGCCGTCGAGTTCGGCGACCCAGGCGCCGAGGGGCTGTTCGAGGTGGAGCCAGGCGTAGGGGTCGGCGACGCCTTCGACGGGGTAGCCGTTTTGGGCGTGGACCTGGACGAGGATGCGTGCGAGCTCGTCTAGGTCGTCGTCGCGTCGGGGCCGGATGGTGACTTCGGGTTCGGGGGTCATGGGCTCAGTCCTCTACGGGCATGCGGTAGTCGAGGGCGCTGCGGTCGGCGCGCATGACGAAGGTGGTGACTTCGAACGGGCGATCTTGGTCGTCGTAGCCGGTGTGGGTGAGGTCGATGACGGGCACGCCGTCGGGGATGCGCAGGCCGGCGACCTCGTCGGGGGTGGG
Encoded here:
- a CDS encoding DUF3696 domain-containing protein — protein: MVARVAQWFVKDLKSLGESKIPLRRLDLITGPNSSGKSSFIQSILFATQSIARGVFLLNGPLVRFGSADDAIRDGASSMEFGVSVPVGSDEKMPAKFQWSLKSGGDELLLSNLTASLPDEKVFEATDSYLSQATRAELIDKFHGDGVLRIKTIAGSRAPARSYIIFRGMLPSWIVTPFNRDEFLQRLSRSVARRDRANDLRDYLAAYPEIFKNLGLRERPMHLRPWGILGDLESLDDVEYDETLEKIANRIAEQGWEPINVSQTSFKPLSDGRLGRLDNVLIFLIFLSESMSDFASKVKYLGPLRDEPRVISPSGSLSPATPVGVRGEYAADYLSSVKDRTISVANARGIISDMTIGGALAEWIRYLELGDEVRVLDQGKLGKGFVLKVGDSERDLTTIGVGASQILPVLLLVIAAEPGSLVLIEQPELHLHPAVQSRLADFLLVARPDLRIVVETHSEYMVTRVRLRVAQKRIATDQIALLFVEKRADSSVIKHLDFNSIGSLSEWPEGFFDSQEQDGALILDAISKAIKRDGKRS
- a CDS encoding DUF2325 domain-containing protein, with the protein product MNILTDPALLIPKDSDDGQEANNQMDFWVSLAGWAVDNRLRVSENVFDLATNFYNEHGYPHAWSIFPREVKNECQRAVSSLLQRVIPPCSTQEIVHLDPPYDDQREFGEALELDIGAVGKETVLAIACAERTWTTLPSVAVQCTDLGSPTVTIELLRAPNESLPSEEGEHLKSETKGKTLLIFGAKIDSSKLDKIKRICDFKDIRWFESEPEKHIRDIDKKISGRRGSNTIVVLVTGFISHAESEEVERACRSNEIPLRQTRYPGKILHVVRESIQAPFDCGQT
- a CDS encoding GNAT family N-acetyltransferase, whose amino-acid sequence is MTPEPEVTIRPRRDDDLDELARILVQVHAQNGYPVEGVADPYAWLHLEQPLGAWVAELDGKVVGHVALTEPGPHDHAPRIWAELAGEPVERTAVLGRLFVSPDARGHQLGRRLCHTATAAASAHDRTAVLDVMLKDEAAIATYTSLGWRAIGDFTHHHSMNALEPARAFMHANPRRQLTRLDGMQ